A genomic stretch from Tenrec ecaudatus isolate mTenEca1 chromosome X, mTenEca1.hap1, whole genome shotgun sequence includes:
- the SERTM2 gene encoding serine-rich and transmembrane domain-containing 2, with translation MTQVHVKYHGNLTGRAHFPTLATEVDTTSDKYSNLYMYVGLFLSLLAILLILLFTMLLRLKHVISPITSESTETVPQFTDVEMQSRIPTP, from the coding sequence ATGACGCAGGTGCATGTTAAGTACCATGGAAATCTCACAGGGCGAGCCCATTTTCCCACCTTGGCAACGGAGGTTGACACCACTTCAGATAAGTATTCCAACCTGTACATGTACGTGGGCTTATTCCTGAGCCTCCTGGCCATTCTCCTCATCCTGCTCTTCACAATGCTTCTTCGGCTCAAGCATGTCATCTCACCCATCACCTCGGAGAGCACAGAAACTGTGCCTCAGTTCACAGATGTCGAGATGCAGAGTCGGATCCCCACCCCTTGA